DNA from bacterium:
ACGCCGTGATGAAGCTGAACCCCAGCCTGCACGTGGGTGTCGTTTCCAACGGCGTTGATATTCCGGCAGCGGCTCGCCAACCACGGGCCGAGGAATTCCCCAGCCTCGTCTTCAGCGGTTCCTTCGACTACCCCCCCAACGAGGTGGCGGCGCTGAGACTCCTCACGCGGATAGCCCCCCCGCTCCGCATGAAGTGGCCCGGGCTTCGAATTTTCATCGTGGGAAACCGCCCCACCCGTCGCATGGAGTGGGCCGCCGCCGGTAATCCCGGGAATGTCGTCACCGGCCGGGTGGAATCGGTGTCGGAGTGGATTGCCCGGGGATCGGTGTACTGCAGCCCTCTATCCTACGGCGTGGGCTTCAAGAACAAGGTGCCGGAGGCCTGGGCCGCCGGTAAACCCCTCGTGGCCACCCCTAAGACCATGGAGGGGATCGAGTTCATCCCCGGTCGGGACGCCCTGGTGGCCGAAACCGATGCCGATTTGGTCCGCGCCTGTGCTATGCTTTTGGAAGATGCGAATTTGCGCGGAAAAATCGGGGAATCGGGCAGGAAACGGGTTGACGAACGGTACAACTGGCCGTTCCTGGCC
Protein-coding regions in this window:
- a CDS encoding glycosyltransferase, whose translation is MPYPPVGGGESKFFHLLREVSRFHEVDLLLFPPAPPSQEDIDGLRPHAHSIRIEPFRHRPDCRDILRSLVSPFPLPLSFFRNSPIRGAVKRALGDEKYDLLHVEGCFLGYSVVGLRTPPRLIVPHDAYYRNYMENLKMAPWRKKPPLAIDFIKFRRIEPRLYGYYDAVGMCTTVEAHAVMKLNPSLHVGVVSNGVDIPAAARQPRAEEFPSLVFSGSFDYPPNEVAALRLLTRIAPPLRMKWPGLRIFIVGNRPTRRMEWAAAGNPGNVVTGRVESVSEWIARGSVYCSPLSYGVGFKNKVPEAWAAGKPLVATPKTMEGIEFIPGRDALVAETDADLVRACAMLLEDANLRGKIGESGRKRVDERYNWPFLAKYLLELYDYVAARPDNTR